The following coding sequences are from one Natrarchaeobaculum sulfurireducens window:
- a CDS encoding HalOD1 output domain-containing protein has protein sequence MASITLDYHRDSPSLRVVEALADATDTDPLELEPLYNVVDPEALDRLFRTDSPVSASVRFEYEGHTVEVRSDGGVSIDGTLHGAD, from the coding sequence ATGGCAAGCATCACCCTGGATTATCACCGTGATTCGCCCAGTCTCCGTGTCGTCGAAGCCCTCGCAGACGCAACCGATACCGATCCGCTCGAGCTCGAACCGCTGTACAACGTCGTCGATCCGGAAGCGCTCGATCGACTGTTCCGCACTGACTCCCCCGTCTCCGCGTCCGTCCGCTTCGAGTACGAGGGCCACACGGTCGAAGTACGAAGCGATGGCGGCGTCAGCATCGACGGAACGCTCCATGGTGCCGACTGA
- a CDS encoding PAS domain-containing protein — protein sequence MIVPSIGDASSSLPAGESGLTVLVLADQPLESLETAADRGQLEIHRPASIARALEELDDVDCLVVSASHADEAPVEFVDRVRTRRCGLPIVFLTNSSEQTASLQRSVADTRWVDVLETEADDTLAERLRYRIPRLVDRHRLAALSNRSLAGVELARDAIAISSPGGCLEFANRSFAMQFGYERDALVATPWETLFDDDTVDRLEATAIPTVADGWRWTGTCTGRRRTGATFPARVRLDGLEDGSLVFVVDPLEPSADTPTSSDSTSA from the coding sequence ATGATCGTTCCGTCGATCGGCGACGCCAGCTCGAGCCTTCCGGCTGGCGAGTCGGGACTCACCGTTCTGGTACTCGCCGACCAGCCCCTCGAGAGTCTCGAGACGGCCGCAGACAGGGGGCAACTCGAGATTCATCGGCCTGCCAGCATCGCGAGAGCGCTCGAAGAACTCGACGATGTCGACTGTCTCGTCGTCAGCGCCTCGCACGCAGACGAAGCGCCCGTCGAGTTCGTCGACCGAGTCCGTACCCGACGGTGTGGGCTCCCGATCGTCTTCCTGACGAACAGTTCCGAACAGACCGCCTCCCTGCAGCGATCGGTCGCGGATACCCGATGGGTCGACGTTCTCGAGACTGAAGCGGACGACACACTCGCCGAGCGACTCCGCTACCGGATCCCTCGGCTCGTCGATCGACACCGACTGGCCGCGCTGTCGAACCGGTCGCTCGCCGGCGTGGAACTCGCCCGTGACGCGATCGCGATTTCCAGCCCCGGGGGCTGTCTCGAGTTCGCAAACCGATCGTTCGCGATGCAGTTCGGCTACGAACGCGACGCGCTCGTGGCCACCCCCTGGGAGACGCTGTTCGACGACGATACCGTCGACCGACTCGAGGCGACGGCGATCCCGACCGTCGCCGACGGCTGGCGCTGGACCGGTACCTGCACCGGCCGCCGTCGAACCGGGGCGACGTTTCCCGCCCGGGTCCGTCTCGATGGCCTCGAGGATGGGAGCCTCGTCTTCGTCGTCGATCCCCTCGAGCCGTCGGCCGACACGCCCACCTCGAGCGACTCGACGTCAGCCTAG